The following are from one region of the Corylus avellana chromosome ca1, CavTom2PMs-1.0 genome:
- the LOC132170937 gene encoding uncharacterized protein LOC132170937, with protein MENNNDSIEFQSNSKRARVEQQGLAFRGHDESKDSSNQGNFRELLRFLAKYNEEINKVVLENVHENHQMTTPDIQKEIANAAANETLDAILKDLGDSSFAILVDESRDIFVKEQLAIVLRYVDKRGDVIERFLGIIHVSNTTTAVLKMTIESVLSKHHLSISKLRGQGYDGASNMRGELNGLKRLILNDNSSVYYVHCFAHQLQLTLVAVVKNHIQIATSFSLVNSIFNVVEASCKRRDALHEKQTAEVVEALRNNEISTGRGLNQEINLKRPGDTRWSSHYGAVVSFIFMFSSVIETIEDIVEDGLYSEQRA; from the exons ATGGAGAACAACAATGATTCCATTGAGTTTCAATCAAACTCTAAACGAGCTCGTGTTGAA CAACAAGGATTAGCATTTCGTGGCCATGATGAATCTAAAGACTCAAGTAATCAAGGAAATTTCCGTGAATTGTTGCGGTTTCTTGCGAAATATAATGAGGAAATTAACAAGGTAGTCTTAGAAAATGTTCATGAAAATCATCAAATGACCACCCCAGACATTCAAAAAGAAATAGCAAATGCTGCAGCAAATGAAACTCTAGATGCTATTTTAAAAGATCTTGGAGACTCGTCATTCGCTATCTTAGTTGATGAATCTCGTGATATATTTGTCAAAGAACAATTGGCTATTGTTTTGCGTTATGTTGATAAGCGAGGAGATGTGATTGAACGTTTTTTAGGCATTATACATGTTAGCAATACTACAACTGCTGTATTGAAGATGACAATTGAGTCAGTTCTTAGCAAGCATCATTTAAGTATTAGCAAATTGAGAGGACAAGGATACGATGGAGCTAGCAATATGCGAGGTGAGTTGAATGGACTTAAAAGACTTATTTTGAATGATAACTCATCTGTCTATTATGTTCATTGCTTTGCACATCAACTTCAATTGACTTTAGTTGCTGTTGTTAAAAATCACATCCAAATTGCAACTTCTTTTAGCTTGGTTAATAgtatttttaatgttgttgAAGCATCATGCAAACGTCGTGATGCACTTCATGAAAAACAAACTGCTGAAGTTGTGGAAGCACTACGAAATAATGAAATTTCCACTGGTCGTGGCTTGAATCAAGAAATTAATCTAAAGAGACCTGGAGATACGCGTTGGAGTTCTCATTATGGTGCAgttgttagttttatttttatgttttcttctgtCATCGAAACGATTGAAGATATTGTGGAAGATGGTTTATATTCTGAACAGAGAGCATAA